One genomic region from Campylobacter concisus encodes:
- a CDS encoding retention module-containing protein, translated as MAKEAGVVKSVNGGIARALNDLTGEVRQLSVGDIVYQGEKIVTEGSNSKVTITQTDGKDITLIGKDTLTLDQDSNNNETVADISALQQAILKGTDLNALEETAAGGPQAGGNGGDGVSLSSTSFAEGGHISNINANVGSIDALSLAAGGDNSFGVSGGSAV; from the coding sequence ATGGCTAAAGAAGCCGGAGTAGTTAAAAGCGTAAACGGAGGAATAGCAAGAGCACTTAATGACTTAACAGGAGAGGTAAGACAATTAAGTGTAGGAGATATTGTATACCAAGGTGAAAAGATAGTTACAGAGGGTTCTAACTCTAAAGTAACAATAACTCAAACTGATGGTAAAGATATAACTTTAATAGGTAAAGATACTCTAACTCTAGATCAAGACTCTAACAATAACGAAACAGTAGCTGATATCTCAGCTTTACAACAAGCCATCTTAAAAGGAACAGATCTTAATGCTCTAGAAGAAACTGCTGCAGGTGGTCCACAAGCAGGTGGTAATGGTGGAGATGGCGTAAGCTTATCTTCTACTAGCTTTGCAGAAGGAGGCCACATTAGTAACATTAATGCTAATGTAGGAAGCATAGATGCTTTATCTCTAGCAGCAGGTGGAGATAATAGCTTTGGTGTAAGTGGAGGAAGTGCTGT